The Mycolicibacterium boenickei genome has a segment encoding these proteins:
- a CDS encoding amino acid permease translates to MVLGSPERIADGAGTPPRANNDDILNRGFSFRAALSLAFADISPIVALYAIFALGLFAAGPRFFWAFPIVLCGQLLVALVFGELASRFPYAGSVYQWARHAKGTTWGWTAAWAYIWGLMLTLSTMAYAAAGFILEVFGVSSPDRWLLSAVAIGVISFTTAANMIGRQVLKVMIVASIICEIVGSVVLGTVLLLFHRVNPVSTLFEGLPGDHESMLSTMLVAVAFVGWAFLGFESAGSIAEEVENPERNVPKAIVFALLLVGVIVMYSAAAVILAIPDMSAVLTEQSGDPVSATLTAQLGASIAKPLLLMFVIGFMSACLAVQSAVSRAVYGMARDRALPGAAVLSKLAGPERMPVRAIGLTAVVAAAFLLFAGSDLYNVLVNFSVMGPYIAFAVPVFAAALTRLAGHWVPGAFTLGRWGAPVTYAAAAWLAFEVVNVLWPRTQPGQPWFVNWSMVISLVSLGILGAVVYTKCRDRITVPVGERIEATDNPEP, encoded by the coding sequence GTGGTACTTGGCAGCCCGGAGCGCATTGCCGACGGTGCGGGGACTCCGCCCCGCGCGAATAACGACGACATCCTCAATCGCGGCTTCAGCTTCCGGGCTGCTCTGTCGCTGGCGTTCGCCGACATCTCCCCGATCGTCGCCCTGTATGCGATCTTCGCGCTTGGCCTGTTCGCAGCCGGGCCACGATTCTTCTGGGCCTTCCCCATCGTGCTGTGCGGACAGTTGCTTGTCGCGTTGGTCTTCGGCGAGCTGGCGTCCCGATTCCCCTACGCCGGCAGTGTCTACCAGTGGGCACGGCACGCCAAAGGCACGACCTGGGGCTGGACGGCGGCGTGGGCCTACATCTGGGGCCTGATGCTGACGCTGTCCACGATGGCCTATGCCGCAGCGGGATTCATTCTCGAGGTGTTCGGTGTCAGCTCACCCGACCGGTGGTTGCTCAGTGCGGTGGCGATCGGCGTCATCAGCTTCACCACGGCCGCCAATATGATCGGCCGGCAGGTCCTCAAGGTCATGATCGTCGCGAGCATCATCTGCGAGATCGTCGGCTCTGTCGTGCTGGGCACCGTGCTGCTGCTCTTCCACCGCGTCAACCCGGTCTCGACGCTCTTCGAGGGTCTCCCGGGCGACCACGAAAGCATGTTGAGCACGATGCTGGTCGCGGTGGCCTTCGTGGGCTGGGCGTTCCTGGGCTTCGAGTCGGCCGGTTCGATCGCCGAGGAAGTGGAGAACCCGGAGCGCAATGTGCCCAAGGCGATCGTCTTCGCGCTGCTGCTGGTCGGCGTCATCGTGATGTACTCCGCGGCCGCGGTCATCCTCGCCATCCCTGACATGTCGGCGGTACTCACCGAGCAGAGTGGTGACCCGGTGTCTGCGACCCTGACCGCGCAGCTCGGGGCGTCGATTGCCAAGCCGCTGCTGCTGATGTTCGTCATCGGCTTCATGTCGGCCTGCCTGGCGGTGCAGTCGGCGGTGTCCCGTGCCGTCTACGGGATGGCCCGCGACCGTGCCCTGCCAGGTGCCGCGGTGCTGTCGAAGCTCGCCGGTCCCGAGCGGATGCCGGTCCGGGCGATCGGTCTGACGGCGGTGGTCGCCGCGGCGTTCCTGCTGTTCGCCGGCTCGGATCTCTACAACGTTCTGGTCAACTTCTCGGTGATGGGTCCATACATCGCGTTCGCGGTACCCGTCTTCGCCGCAGCGCTGACCCGGTTGGCCGGGCACTGGGTTCCCGGCGCCTTCACCCTGGGGCGTTGGGGTGCACCGGTCACCTACGCGGCGGCGGCTTGGCTGGCCTTCGAGGTCGTCAATGTGCTGTGGCCGCGCACGCAGCCCGGGCAACCGTGGTTCGTCAATTGGAGCATGGTCATCTCACTGGTGAGCCTCGGCATCTTGGGGGCAGTCGTCTACACGAAATGCCGGGACCGGATCACCGTGCCCGTCGGCGAACGGATCGAGGCCACTGACAACCCGGAGCCCTGA
- a CDS encoding glyceraldehyde-3-phosphate dehydrogenase, whose amino-acid sequence MIPIIGTLYRAKGVTVLLHSRSLVNKSVISILRTHRFARQVGGDELSVEETFPFLQALADLDLGPSKIDLGLLIMAYRASDEGLSVPEFTAQVLSDVTGEHKSEPQGPRDVVLYGFGRIGRLVARLLIEKAGSGNGLNLRAVVIRSNGEGDLAKRASLLRRDSVHGQFNGTIKVDTETNSLIANGNVIKFIHSDDPASVDYTEYGIDNAILIDNTGKWRDRDGLSKHLRPGIAKVLLTAPGKGDVPNIVHGVNHRTLDLEQQIFSCASCTTNAIVPPLKAMDDEYGIARCHVETVHSFTNDQNLLDNYHNADRRGRSAPFNLVLTETGAASAVAKAMPDLKAKISGSSIRVPTPDVSVAILNMQLHRPTTKEEALEYLRQASLSGPLSRNLDYTAATDAVSSDFIGSRAASIIDANATIVDEDNVILYVWYDNEFGYSSQVVRTVQYLSGIEYPTYPQIRADVDQTVLVTP is encoded by the coding sequence ATGATCCCGATCATCGGAACCCTGTACCGGGCGAAGGGCGTGACAGTCCTGCTGCACAGCCGCTCGCTGGTGAACAAGTCTGTCATCAGCATCCTGCGGACCCACCGGTTCGCCCGCCAGGTGGGCGGTGACGAACTGTCGGTCGAGGAGACCTTCCCCTTCCTGCAGGCGCTGGCCGACCTGGACCTGGGTCCGTCGAAGATCGACCTCGGGCTGCTGATCATGGCCTACCGCGCCAGCGATGAGGGATTGTCGGTGCCCGAGTTCACCGCGCAGGTGCTCAGCGACGTGACCGGCGAACACAAGAGCGAACCCCAGGGGCCGCGGGATGTGGTGCTCTACGGCTTCGGCCGCATCGGCCGGCTCGTCGCGCGCCTGCTCATCGAGAAGGCCGGCTCCGGGAACGGCCTGAACCTGCGCGCCGTGGTGATCCGCAGCAACGGCGAGGGCGACCTGGCCAAGCGGGCGTCGCTGCTGCGCCGCGACTCGGTACACGGCCAGTTCAACGGCACGATCAAGGTCGACACCGAGACCAACAGCCTCATCGCCAACGGCAACGTCATCAAGTTCATCCACAGTGACGACCCGGCAAGCGTCGACTACACCGAGTACGGCATCGACAACGCGATCCTGATCGACAACACCGGCAAGTGGCGCGATCGCGACGGCCTGTCCAAGCACCTTCGCCCCGGCATCGCGAAGGTCCTGCTGACCGCCCCGGGCAAGGGCGACGTGCCGAACATCGTGCACGGGGTCAATCACCGCACCCTCGACCTCGAACAGCAGATCTTCTCGTGTGCGTCCTGCACCACCAATGCGATCGTTCCGCCGCTCAAGGCGATGGACGACGAGTACGGCATCGCCCGCTGCCACGTGGAGACCGTGCACTCGTTCACCAACGACCAGAACCTGCTGGACAACTACCACAACGCCGACCGCCGCGGCCGGTCGGCGCCGTTCAACCTGGTCCTGACCGAAACCGGTGCGGCCTCCGCGGTCGCCAAGGCCATGCCGGACCTGAAGGCCAAGATCAGCGGCAGCTCGATCCGAGTGCCCACCCCGGACGTTTCGGTGGCGATCCTGAACATGCAGCTGCACCGCCCGACCACCAAGGAAGAGGCCCTGGAGTACCTGCGCCAGGCGTCCCTGTCGGGACCGTTGAGCCGCAACCTCGACTACACCGCGGCGACCGACGCCGTCTCTAGCGACTTCATCGGTTCCCGCGCGGCCAGCATCATCGACGCCAACGCGACGATCGTCGACGAAGACAACGTGATCCTCTACGTCTGGTACGACAACGAATTCGGCTACTCGTCCCAGGTCGTGCGCACGGTGCAGTACCTGTCGGGCATCGAGTACCCGACGTACCCGCAGATTCGAGCGGACGTGGACCAGACGGTCTTGGTCACTCCGTAG
- a CDS encoding phage tail sheath family protein: MPGLQQPPGTDIGETGGGARGVTGVPTSICAFVGSAPQGPVEEPVRVTSFAEFDGVFGGLSDRSGLGYAVRDFFFNGGESAIIVRLVAGGLDGSALAEHDYVGAGFHDAAKGIYALDKADLFNLLCLPPATPDGDLPANVWAAALTYCVQRRAFLLVDPPAAATVSTVAGWPAARGLTGDAARNGAIYFPRIRRPDPLRNGAVGDFAACGAVAGAIARTDADRGVWKAPANVALAGVTGLTVAVSDVQNGTLNAAGVNCLRTLPGAGPVVWGARTLRGTDAVVDQFKFVPVRRLALYLEESVYRGTQWVVFEPNDEPLWAQIRLSVGAFLRDLYRQGAFSAPTDRDAYFVSCGRDTMTQDDIDHGLVSITVAFAPLRPSEFVMIRIQHRAGDPTG, from the coding sequence ATGCCAGGGTTGCAGCAACCTCCCGGTACCGATATCGGGGAGACCGGAGGTGGGGCTCGCGGGGTCACCGGGGTGCCGACATCGATCTGCGCATTCGTGGGGAGCGCGCCGCAGGGCCCGGTCGAAGAACCGGTGCGGGTCACCTCGTTTGCCGAGTTCGACGGCGTTTTCGGGGGACTGTCCGACCGCAGCGGTCTGGGATATGCCGTGCGGGATTTCTTCTTCAACGGCGGCGAATCCGCGATCATCGTCCGCCTGGTCGCGGGCGGCTTGGACGGCAGCGCCCTCGCGGAGCACGACTATGTCGGGGCTGGATTTCACGATGCCGCAAAAGGCATCTACGCATTGGACAAGGCTGACCTCTTCAATCTGCTGTGCCTGCCGCCGGCAACCCCGGACGGCGACCTGCCGGCGAACGTCTGGGCGGCCGCGCTCACCTATTGCGTTCAACGCCGAGCCTTCCTGCTCGTGGATCCGCCGGCCGCGGCGACGGTGAGCACCGTCGCGGGCTGGCCGGCCGCCCGGGGACTGACGGGCGACGCAGCCCGCAACGGCGCGATCTACTTCCCGCGGATTCGACGGCCCGATCCGCTGCGCAACGGCGCGGTCGGGGACTTCGCGGCCTGCGGCGCGGTGGCCGGGGCGATCGCCCGGACCGATGCCGACCGAGGGGTCTGGAAAGCGCCGGCCAATGTCGCGCTGGCCGGGGTCACCGGATTGACCGTGGCCGTCAGTGACGTACAGAACGGCACCCTCAACGCCGCGGGGGTCAACTGCCTGCGGACGTTGCCCGGTGCGGGCCCGGTGGTATGGGGTGCCCGCACGCTGCGGGGCACCGACGCCGTGGTTGACCAGTTCAAGTTCGTCCCGGTGCGACGGCTGGCGCTCTACCTCGAAGAGTCGGTGTACCGCGGAACCCAATGGGTGGTGTTCGAGCCCAACGACGAACCGCTGTGGGCACAGATCCGATTGAGTGTCGGCGCATTTCTGCGCGACTTGTACAGGCAAGGCGCGTTTTCGGCGCCCACCGACCGCGACGCCTACTTCGTGAGCTGCGGCCGCGACACCATGACGCAAGACGACATCGACCACGGCCTGGTCAGCATCACGGTGGCTTTCGCGCCGCTGAGGCCCTCGGAGTTTGTGATGATCAGGATTCAACATCGGGCAGGGGACCCGACAGGTTAG
- a CDS encoding L,D-transpeptidase → MSASSPHKRAAPILSVLALILVATFGASAWPSQAPSAHRAAYTLATSSEKAQVNFTTTSGAKLVDGGTYGVGTVIVAHFDGPVADRAAAEKQLSVKTVPPVDGSWYWMDNQRAHWRPQSYYRPGTEVVASGSSQSTDGAVTFRIGESHVSIADDATKQIRVYRNDELVRTIPTSMGMGGSETVAGKTISFWTQPGVYTVMDKADTVVMDSSTYGLPVDSRLGYKVTVNNAVRLTNSGIYVHQLDSTIWAQGKTNTSHGCLNVNADNSRWFYEFSQPGDVFEVRNTGGEPLPIWQNGDWSVTWEKWLEGSALR, encoded by the coding sequence ATGTCGGCGAGTTCACCCCACAAGAGGGCAGCACCAATCCTCTCGGTACTCGCCCTGATCCTTGTCGCCACCTTCGGCGCGAGCGCGTGGCCCTCCCAGGCCCCCTCCGCCCACCGCGCCGCCTACACATTGGCCACTTCAAGCGAGAAGGCGCAGGTCAACTTCACCACGACGTCAGGCGCCAAGCTGGTCGACGGCGGGACCTACGGTGTCGGCACCGTCATCGTGGCCCACTTCGACGGACCGGTTGCCGACCGCGCTGCCGCAGAGAAACAGCTGTCCGTCAAGACCGTTCCGCCGGTTGATGGCTCCTGGTACTGGATGGACAACCAGCGCGCCCACTGGCGACCGCAGAGCTACTACCGCCCGGGCACCGAGGTCGTCGCGTCCGGGAGCAGCCAAAGCACGGATGGCGCCGTTACTTTCCGCATCGGAGAATCCCACGTCTCCATCGCCGACGACGCGACCAAGCAGATCCGCGTCTACCGCAATGACGAGCTGGTCCGCACCATTCCGACATCCATGGGTATGGGCGGATCAGAAACCGTTGCAGGTAAGACGATTTCGTTCTGGACCCAGCCCGGCGTCTACACGGTGATGGACAAAGCCGACACCGTCGTCATGGACTCCTCCACCTACGGGCTTCCTGTCGATTCACGACTCGGGTACAAGGTGACCGTCAACAATGCGGTACGGCTCACCAACAGCGGGATCTACGTCCACCAACTCGACAGCACGATCTGGGCGCAAGGCAAGACGAACACGTCGCACGGCTGCCTCAACGTCAACGCCGACAACAGCCGGTGGTTCTACGAATTCTCCCAACCCGGAGATGTCTTCGAAGTACGCAACACCGGCGGGGAGCCATTGCCGATCTGGCAGAACGGCGACTGGAGCGTCACGTGGGAAAAGTGGCTCGAGGGCAGCGCCCTGCGATGA
- a CDS encoding DsbA family protein, with product MGGRRENVNRDLIFIGGLVVIAAALIAYLLIRPDNDAVSAAPAAGTSVTSLSDADASGGSVDGRRPPVERRQAGDPLALGAPDAPVALVVFSDYRCPFCAKFSRDIEPELVKRYVDAGRLRIEWRDFPIFGPQSMSAARAGRAAAEQGKFWEFNRAVYAAAPERSKADLTDEALIEFARKAGVPDIGRFTAGMRGNTFDSAINADLARGTAIGVPSTPAFLINDVPMLGAQPTEDFVRAIDGALAAR from the coding sequence GTGGGTGGACGGCGAGAGAATGTCAACAGGGACCTCATCTTCATCGGAGGACTCGTTGTCATTGCGGCTGCGCTGATTGCCTACCTGCTGATACGTCCGGACAACGACGCGGTCTCCGCCGCACCCGCCGCAGGCACTTCGGTGACATCTCTGTCCGACGCCGATGCGTCTGGCGGCAGCGTCGATGGACGACGGCCTCCCGTGGAGCGTCGCCAGGCGGGTGACCCCCTTGCGTTGGGCGCACCCGACGCGCCAGTGGCACTGGTGGTGTTCTCCGACTATCGATGCCCGTTCTGCGCCAAGTTCAGCCGTGACATCGAGCCCGAGCTCGTCAAGCGCTACGTCGATGCGGGTCGACTCCGCATCGAGTGGCGCGACTTCCCGATCTTCGGCCCGCAGTCGATGTCAGCGGCACGTGCCGGACGTGCGGCAGCCGAACAGGGCAAGTTCTGGGAGTTCAACCGAGCCGTCTACGCCGCCGCGCCGGAGCGGTCGAAGGCAGACCTGACAGACGAGGCCCTGATCGAGTTCGCAAGGAAGGCAGGCGTTCCCGATATCGGCAGATTCACCGCCGGCATGCGCGGAAACACCTTTGACTCCGCCATCAACGCCGATCTGGCGCGGGGCACGGCGATCGGCGTGCCCAGCACACCGGCGTTCCTGATCAACGATGTGCCGATGCTCGGCGCGCAGCCCACCGAAGATTTCGTCCGCGCCATCGACGGTGCCCTGGCCGCCCGATGA
- a CDS encoding cytochrome c biogenesis CcdA family protein — MSGIGLLGAFLGGLASLLSPCSALLLPSFFAYAFDRAHLLIRRTLVFWVGLCAVLVPLGAGVGMLGSAVTRYRSEMTVIGGLVLIAFGLMTLLGKGFGLSFVQRAMGRINISGSVSVFVLGAVYGLAGFCAGPLLGAVLTMSAMGADPAYGALLMAVYALGMAAPLFLLAWLWDRFNLSKRTWLRGRPVRLGPLQTHTTSLLTGAAFIVLGGMFLFTDGTANLGGVLSVDAQYDLQVWLGRLSSSVGDAWLILGVVVALILWRSIRLWRRRTRTRTGVAESDDVGVGSRATGIGSTTQ; from the coding sequence ATGAGCGGCATCGGTCTACTGGGAGCCTTCCTCGGTGGGTTGGCTTCCCTGCTCAGTCCCTGTTCGGCCCTGCTCCTGCCGTCGTTCTTCGCCTACGCCTTCGATCGGGCGCACCTGTTGATCCGCCGCACGCTCGTGTTCTGGGTGGGACTCTGCGCGGTGTTGGTGCCCCTGGGGGCCGGTGTTGGGATGCTGGGCAGCGCGGTCACGCGTTATCGGAGTGAAATGACCGTGATCGGTGGGCTGGTGCTGATCGCGTTCGGGTTGATGACGTTGCTGGGCAAGGGATTCGGTCTCTCATTCGTGCAACGGGCGATGGGGCGGATCAACATTTCCGGCTCCGTCTCGGTATTCGTGCTGGGAGCTGTGTACGGACTGGCCGGCTTCTGCGCCGGTCCACTGCTCGGCGCGGTCCTGACCATGTCGGCCATGGGTGCGGACCCGGCCTATGGGGCACTGCTGATGGCCGTCTACGCACTGGGGATGGCGGCGCCGTTGTTCCTGCTCGCATGGTTGTGGGACCGCTTCAACCTGTCGAAGCGGACCTGGCTCCGGGGGCGACCGGTGCGTCTCGGCCCGCTGCAGACACACACCACCTCCCTGCTCACCGGGGCGGCGTTCATCGTGCTCGGTGGGATGTTCCTGTTCACCGACGGCACCGCGAATCTCGGTGGCGTGCTTTCCGTCGACGCGCAGTACGACCTGCAGGTGTGGCTGGGGCGACTGTCGTCCAGCGTCGGCGACGCCTGGCTGATCTTGGGCGTGGTGGTGGCACTCATCCTGTGGCGGTCAATTCGATTGTGGCGGCGGCGTACCCGTACGCGAACCGGCGTTGCGGAGTCTGACGACGTGGGCGTCGGTTCCCGGGCCACCGGGATCGGGAGCACGACGCAATGA
- a CDS encoding BlaI/MecI/CopY family transcriptional regulator gives MEVLWSRTEPSTVRSVHDELVTKRQIAYTTVMSTMDNLFRKGWLQREKVGLAYSYRPVMSREEHSAQLMRTVFESGGDSELILNFFLEQIVDDDSTKLRQALKRFTEGRSR, from the coding sequence ATGGAAGTGCTCTGGTCACGTACCGAGCCGTCCACGGTACGCAGCGTGCACGATGAGCTCGTCACCAAACGTCAGATCGCCTACACCACGGTCATGTCGACGATGGACAACCTGTTTCGCAAGGGCTGGCTGCAGCGGGAGAAGGTCGGTCTGGCCTACAGCTATCGGCCGGTGATGAGCCGCGAGGAACACTCCGCGCAGCTCATGCGCACCGTGTTCGAGTCCGGTGGTGACAGCGAGCTGATCCTCAACTTCTTTCTCGAGCAGATCGTCGACGACGACTCGACCAAGCTGCGGCAGGCGCTCAAGCGGTTCACCGAGGGGCGGTCACGATGA
- a CDS encoding M56 family metallopeptidase has translation MNAVTFLLGYAMALSWLAPVLFTGRISAGIHPRLSVASWLVVVATASFAWVAALVILIVGAAHSLITRSAPTFCVETLGIASAVTLPPTVATVLVVALLAVTAAVATNTTRRVIVTLYKTRRANRRHVEAVRIIGRPTDHPGVVAITAGQPTAYCVSGGRQRAIVVTTAALELLNPPELAAVLAHERAHLRGRHHHVIAILGTLAAALPRLPLMRAAARSVPVLLEMCADDAASRRHGREPLLAGLVTLSTRLRLPDGVLAAAGTAVTDRVTRLMQPRRSIRWHPQSLTMLLIIAGTAAAPAFALTLCALQP, from the coding sequence ATGAACGCGGTCACGTTTCTCCTCGGCTATGCGATGGCGTTGAGCTGGTTGGCTCCGGTGTTGTTCACCGGCCGGATCTCGGCCGGCATTCATCCGAGGCTTTCGGTGGCAAGCTGGTTGGTGGTCGTGGCGACCGCGTCATTCGCCTGGGTGGCGGCGCTGGTGATCCTGATCGTGGGTGCCGCCCACAGCCTGATCACGCGCAGCGCACCGACGTTCTGCGTCGAGACATTGGGGATCGCCAGCGCGGTGACGCTACCGCCCACCGTGGCCACGGTTTTGGTCGTCGCACTGCTCGCAGTCACTGCCGCGGTGGCGACCAACACCACCCGCCGTGTGATCGTCACGTTGTACAAGACGCGGCGCGCCAATCGCCGACACGTGGAAGCGGTCCGGATCATCGGCAGGCCCACCGACCACCCCGGCGTCGTCGCCATCACCGCCGGCCAACCGACGGCCTACTGCGTATCCGGTGGCCGGCAGCGCGCGATCGTCGTCACGACCGCCGCCCTGGAGTTGCTGAATCCACCGGAGCTGGCCGCGGTCCTGGCCCACGAGCGGGCACACCTGCGCGGCCGTCATCACCATGTCATCGCGATCCTGGGTACCCTCGCCGCGGCGTTGCCGCGGCTTCCCCTGATGCGGGCGGCTGCGCGGTCTGTACCGGTCCTACTAGAGATGTGTGCCGACGATGCGGCCAGCCGCAGGCACGGCCGTGAGCCGCTGCTGGCCGGTCTCGTCACGTTGAGCACCCGGCTGCGCCTGCCCGACGGTGTGCTCGCCGCCGCCGGTACCGCGGTGACCGATCGGGTCACCCGCCTCATGCAACCCCGGCGGTCGATTCGGTGGCATCCGCAGTCGCTGACGATGTTGCTCATCATCGCCGGGACTGCCGCTGCCCCGGCCTTCGCGCTCACGTTGTGCGCGCTCCAGCCGTAA
- a CDS encoding DUF5313 domain-containing protein, whose product MPTGQAPRTKPGPLQYIGYCYGKRLPDSMRDWVANDLAGPGATIRMMVRVAIPAILVLAPIWFIPMSLYLHASMTVPIFIPFVYFSHALNKVWRRHMLVKHGLNPALLDELSRKKNAHIHQAYAERYGPRTGPSSSGDI is encoded by the coding sequence ATGCCCACCGGCCAAGCCCCACGCACCAAACCGGGCCCACTGCAGTACATCGGGTACTGCTACGGCAAGCGGCTACCCGACTCGATGCGCGACTGGGTGGCCAACGACCTGGCGGGTCCGGGCGCCACCATCCGGATGATGGTTCGCGTCGCGATCCCGGCGATCCTCGTCCTGGCACCGATCTGGTTCATCCCGATGTCGCTCTACCTGCACGCCAGCATGACGGTGCCCATCTTCATCCCGTTCGTGTACTTCTCCCACGCGCTGAACAAGGTGTGGCGTCGTCACATGCTCGTCAAGCACGGCCTGAACCCGGCCCTGCTCGACGAGCTGTCACGCAAGAAGAACGCGCATATCCACCAGGCGTATGCCGAACGCTACGGCCCCCGCACCGGGCCGAGCAGCAGCGGCGATATCTGA
- a CDS encoding ArsR/SmtB family transcription factor, whose amino-acid sequence MTDSVLDGPERPLYEIKANLFKALAHPARIRVLEILSVSQEPTPVSAILAATDIEPTLLSQHLAVLKRHHVVSGHRVGNAVYYTLAHPKIAELLRIARTFLADTLAAQHDQLEAVGSLPPIGTAR is encoded by the coding sequence GTGACCGACAGCGTCCTGGATGGTCCCGAGCGGCCGTTGTACGAGATCAAGGCCAATCTGTTCAAGGCGTTGGCGCACCCGGCGCGGATCCGGGTGCTGGAGATCTTGTCCGTGAGCCAGGAACCCACTCCGGTCAGTGCGATCCTGGCTGCCACCGATATCGAGCCGACCCTGCTGTCCCAGCATCTCGCGGTCCTCAAGCGTCATCACGTGGTCAGTGGGCATCGCGTCGGCAATGCGGTGTACTACACGCTCGCACACCCGAAGATCGCCGAACTGCTCCGCATCGCCCGCACCTTCCTGGCCGACACCCTCGCGGCCCAGCACGATCAGCTCGAGGCCGTCGGCTCGCTGCCGCCGATCGGAACCGCTCGATAG
- a CDS encoding DsbA family protein — MSHTRTRSAHRPTSTSIAIAVMLGLLASVLVWGPGAGRAYAAEASPAGDALSLGDPAAPGQIDLYLDPLCPYSGKMVREQGAEIGRRIEAGQLHINLRLVNFLEKYSASGTYDSRAIYAAFIVADHSKSSDVTWQFIEQIFSADQQPKEKGSTDLSNDQLAGLADRAGAPPSAQDMIKLGLPVPFDGHAIAANNLPLLRALPDSGVPMVVIDGESVDGNSDWLDRLPR; from the coding sequence ATGAGCCACACACGAACCAGATCCGCGCACCGGCCGACGAGTACCTCGATTGCCATCGCGGTGATGTTGGGCCTGCTGGCGTCGGTTCTGGTGTGGGGGCCCGGCGCCGGACGCGCGTACGCGGCGGAGGCGTCACCGGCCGGGGATGCGCTCTCCCTCGGCGACCCGGCCGCCCCGGGACAGATCGACCTGTACCTGGATCCGCTCTGCCCATACAGCGGGAAGATGGTCCGCGAGCAGGGCGCCGAGATCGGCCGCCGCATCGAGGCAGGACAGCTCCACATCAACCTGCGGCTGGTCAATTTTCTCGAAAAGTACTCGGCCAGTGGAACTTACGACAGCCGCGCGATCTACGCCGCGTTCATCGTCGCTGATCACTCGAAATCGAGCGACGTCACCTGGCAGTTCATCGAGCAGATCTTCTCCGCCGATCAGCAGCCGAAGGAGAAAGGCTCGACCGATCTGAGCAACGATCAACTCGCCGGGCTGGCCGATCGCGCAGGCGCGCCGCCGTCAGCGCAGGACATGATCAAGCTGGGGCTGCCCGTCCCCTTCGACGGGCATGCCATCGCCGCCAACAACCTGCCGCTGCTGCGGGCCCTCCCCGACTCCGGGGTGCCGATGGTGGTCATCGATGGCGAATCGGTCGACGGAAACTCCGATTGGCTCGATCGCCTGCCGCGCTGA
- a CDS encoding TetR/AcrR family transcriptional regulator, which produces MAEQTGRTVPPAVAEKLYSATDLIAARGLEKTKIEDIAKSSGVPKATLYYYFKGKDDILAFLFRDSLDALARDVATAADGPGPGRDRLAAVIQVQVAHTMHRPATAQALVGDLSRAIRLPELATAVQEAFYEPIARVLHAGAADGSLRKLADPESAAISVFGAIMMTAMLHNVIDSQKTQDQVAEEVMHLIENGLAPSS; this is translated from the coding sequence GTGGCTGAACAGACCGGGCGAACAGTGCCCCCTGCGGTGGCCGAGAAGCTCTACAGCGCGACCGACCTCATCGCCGCCCGCGGGCTGGAGAAAACGAAGATCGAGGACATCGCCAAGTCATCGGGCGTCCCGAAGGCAACGCTGTACTACTACTTCAAGGGCAAGGACGACATCCTGGCCTTCCTCTTCCGGGATTCCCTCGATGCGCTCGCCCGCGACGTCGCCACGGCTGCCGACGGCCCCGGACCGGGCAGAGACCGCCTGGCCGCCGTGATCCAGGTCCAGGTCGCACACACCATGCACCGACCGGCAACCGCGCAGGCGCTGGTCGGCGATCTGAGCCGCGCGATTCGACTGCCCGAACTCGCGACGGCCGTTCAAGAGGCGTTCTACGAACCCATCGCCCGAGTGCTCCACGCCGGGGCCGCCGACGGCTCGCTGCGGAAACTCGCGGACCCCGAGAGTGCTGCGATCAGCGTTTTCGGCGCCATCATGATGACCGCGATGCTGCACAACGTCATCGACTCGCAGAAGACGCAAGACCAAGTCGCCGAGGAGGTCATGCACCTCATCGAGAACGGGCTCGCGCCGTCAAGCTGA